From Tachysurus fulvidraco isolate hzauxx_2018 chromosome 10, HZAU_PFXX_2.0, whole genome shotgun sequence, one genomic window encodes:
- the LOC113651461 gene encoding uncharacterized protein LOC113651461, with translation MFSGGCVLDMAEFLSGFNLQLMIGVISLSLLQNISADLLSVDPGENVTLFCNITNYSEISWYHMNSSGVRQIISTTQGKVGKHFYTVYNEDKSHFTITESSSSVSLVIIGVRDTDLGFYYCGGRNKEHIQFGKVISLNFTGGSRNETRSSSEDSDSQQTGGTENIWIILMTIMCVCSISVLIIIICMCVFCSRVEGKLSSSLSSCCSHDTSSTEQDEKIHHDSLLYDRKFTGSVKNNKASDLDCVTYVTFTSQPQRH, from the exons ATGTTCAGTGGAGGATGTGTGTTAGACATGGCAGAGTTCCTGAGTGGGTTTAATCTACAGCTGATGATTG GTGTCATCAGTCTGAGTCTCCTTCAGAACATTTCAGCTGATCTGTTATCTgttgatcctggagaaaacgTCACTCTGTTCTGTAACATCACTAATTATTCAGAGATATCGTGGTATCACATGAACTCATCAGGCGTGAGGCAGATTATATCGACCACACAAGGGAAAGTGGGCAAACACTTTTATACTGTTTATAATGAGGATAAGAGTCACTTTACTATAACAGAAAGCAGCAGTTCAGTCAGTTTAGTGATTATTGGAGTTAGAGACACAGATCTGGGATTTTATTACTGTGGAGGTCGAAACAAGGAACACATTCAGTTTGGGAAAGTCATCAGTCTGAACTTTACAG gtgGCAGCAGAAATGAGACTCGTTCTTCATCAGAGGATTCAGATTCACAGCAGACTGGAGGAACTGAGAACATCTGGATTATACTTATgaccataatgtgtgtgtgctccatctctgtcctaataatcatcatctgcatgtgtgtgttctgcagcaGGGTAGAAG gaaaattatcatcatcattatcatcatgctGCAGTCACGACACCAGCTCCACTGAACAG GACGAAAAGATTCATCATGACAGTTTGCTGTATGACAGAAAGTTCACAGGATCTGTTAAGAACAACAAAGCTTCAGATTTGGACTGTGTGACTTACGTAACCTTCACCTCACAGCCGCAGAGACACTGA